DNA from Asanoa sp. WMMD1127:
GGTCCGCACCGCGGCCAACGGCTCACCGGCGTATGCCCAGTACCGCGATGGGGAGGCGCTGGGCCTCGTCGTCCTGGATTACCGGGACGGACTGATCGGGGGGTTGACCACGTTCCTCGATCCGGCGCTGTTCGCACTCTTCGGCCTACCGATGAGTTTGCCGTCGCCGGTCCGTATGTAGTGCATGAACATCGTTGACATGTGGCATGACGTGCGGGGCGCGGGCGAGCCGGTGGTGCTCCTGCACGGCGGGATGACGGACAGCAGGTGCTTCGACGGAAACCTGGACGGGCTCGCGTCCACCTTCAGGACTTTCCTGCCGGACCGACGCGGCCATGGCCACACACCGGATGCGCCCGGTCCGCTGACCATCGAGCTGATGGCTCGGGACACCATCGCGTTCCTGGAGAAGACAGTCGGCGGGCCGGCCCGGTTGGTGGGCTACAGCGCCGGCGGCGCGGTCGCGCTGCGGGTGGCGATGCACCGTGCCGACCTGGTCGAGCGTCTGGTCCTGATCAGCACCGCGTACGACGTCGATGGCTTGATCTTCAAGCCACAGGCCGGCGGCGAGCTACCCGCCGAGGTTGTCGACGCCTACGCCGAGGTGTCACCGGACGGCCGTGATCACTTCCCCGTCGTAACGGAGAAGATCGTGCGTGCCGCGGCGACCGAGCCGAGCCCGTCCGCGGACGACCTGGGCGCGGTGACCACGCGGACCCTCGTCCTGGCCGGCGACGATGACCTGGTAACGCTTGATCACACGGTGCGGCTCTACCAGGCGCTGCCGACCGCCGAACTGGCCGTGCTGCCGAACGCGAGCCATCTGCTGCTGATGGAACACGCCGAGACGGTGCGGGCCATGGTCCTGCGCTTCCTGACGACGGACGCCGCTCCGACGTACCTGCCCATCGCCCGGGCCCGCCGAGGCTCCTGAGACAGCCTGGCCGGCCGAGCGGTCACGCAGCCGCTCGGCCGGCGCTGGCCTTCACCGGTGGACGACAGCCTTCGCGATCTCGCCGGGCTGGGAGCCCGCACGGGCGCGGATGCCGCCGTCCGGCGCCCAGATGCCCGACCTGCCCGCCGCGTCGGCGAAGCCGCCGCCGGTCGACCCGGCGAAACTGGACACGGCGACCCAGGTTCCATGATCGCTCGTCACGCGCTGAGCCCGTTCACACGCCGTGTCCGCGTCGAAGCTGTGGTCGAGCACGCTGGCCACGTATACATCCATGCCCAGCGCCGCGGCGGCCGCGTCGTGCTCAGGGAAAGCGGTGTCCCGGCAGATCGCCAGGCCGAGGCGCCAAGCATCAATCACGAGCACCGCCGGCCCATCGCCCGGGCTGAACCGCTCCTCGGAGTGGTGCAGGTGAGTCTTGCGATAGACGACCCGGGCACCGCCGCCGTCGATGGCCAGGGTGGCGATGTAGGTTCTGCCGGCGTCATCGTCGACCGGGGCGCCCGCCAACGCCGTCGTTCCCGTGGCGGCGCAGGCGGCGACGATCGGCGTGAGCCGCGGATCATCCAGCGCGACGGTTGGCGCGTCCAAGGCATACCCGGTCAGCGACAGTTCGGGGAAGACGACGACGCGCGCGTTGGTGGTGCGTATCGCGGTGGCATGCTCGGTTGCGTTGGCGGCGACATCTGTGGTGACCGTGTGCGGCTGCGCGACAGCTATGGTGAGTGGGGCTCGTTGCACTGTTGGCTCCCCGAACTGGTGACCCCGCGGGGTGCAATCTCTCCTCAGTGAATCCATGCCGCTCCACGATTAGCCGCCCTTCGCTCGCCGCGAGAGGCTTTCGACCACGACATGGACTCGTACCTTATCCTCGATTCCAGCCAGTGCCTCGGCTATCCCCGAGGCCAGGCGGTTGATGTACAGATCGCGGTCGAATTCAATGTGCTGGTCGCCGTCGATGACGACATCGATCACGTCGTCGTTTCCCTTGGCCAACGTCCGTGCGGCGATGTTCGGCCGATAGCCCAACTGCTTGACGGCGTGCCACACCCGGTCACGGGCATACGTCGAAACCCGCTGATGACCGTTGATGACGCGCGAGGCCGTGGCGCGGGAGACGTCCGCCATCCGGCCGACGTCTTCCAGAGTGGGCTTCTTGGTCTCCATCAGGTGCCTCCCGGCGAGCTAGGCGCTTTCAATCTCGTCCAGGTCGTCAGCTGTGAGGCGTACGCCGGCGGCGGTGATGTTCTCGATCAGATGATCGAGTGTGCTGGAGCCGGGGATGGCCAAAATCGCGGGGGAGACCTCGAGTAGCCAGGCCAGGGCCACCTGAGCGGCGGTCGCTCGATGGCGGGCCGCGACATCCGTGATCGGTGGCCGGTTGAGCCTTTCCCTGCCGCCGCCGAGCGGAAAATACGGGACGTACGCTATGCCGTCCTGCTCGCACCGCGTGACGAGCGGGGCGTCGCCGCGGTCGTTGAGGTGGAAGCGGTTCTGGACCGCGGCGACCGGGGCGATGGATTGTGCGTCGGCGAGTTGATTGGCGTCGACGTGGCTTACGCCCAGGTGCCTGATCAGTCCTTCGTCACGTAGGACCGCGAGAGCGGCGAACTGCTCTCCGATCGGCTCGCCGCCAGGTTGACCCATGCCGTTCGTGCGCAGATAAACGAGGTCGAGGTGGTGTCGGCCGAGCCGGCGCAGGTCCTGTTCGACCAGGTGTCGCAGGTGCTGGGCTGTCGTGCGGCCGGTCGCCGCCGTGCTTCCTTCCTGCGGCGCACTGACCTTTGTGGCGATCACGAGCTCGTCGGGGTAAGGGGTAAGACCGATCCGGATCATCTCGTGCGACTGAAGGTGGCCGATGCCGTACGCGGCAGCCGTGTCGATATGGTTGACTCCAAGGTCAACGGCTCGGCGCAATATCTCGACCCCCTCGGCGGGTTCGCGCACCTGGCCGCCGAGTGCGAGTCGCATGGCACCGAAGCCGAGCCGGTTGACGCGTAGCTCACCGCCGAGGAGAAGGTCGCCTGCTGCCACCGCTGTGGTCGGGTTCGTCTTGGTCACTGTGGACAGTCCTTATCGTTTATTGCCGGGTCGACATGTCGAATCTGCTGTGCCCTGGGAGTGGCCGAACGCGGCCAGCGCATCGAAGGAGGCCTTGGGTTCCCAGGGCAAGTGGGGATAGCGGGTGCCAGTGGTCCGCTCGAGGACCTTGACGATGCCGTAGCTGACCAGGTCGAGGTCATCCTCGAGGTGGCCACCGCGGTGAGGAAGGTCGTAACGGGCGAACGTATTGACGAATGCGGTGTGCACACCTGCGACGGCGAAGATTTCCAGCAGCTCCGAGACGTAACGGGCCTGTTCCTGCTCGTCGCGGATGTGCTGTCCGCGCAGTCGAAGCGGAGCGCCGCCAGGACCCCATTCGATGACCGAGTCGCCGCGTCCGCCCATGGCCGCGGCGCCACGGTATGTTGTGCATCCGAACTCGGTGACCGCGAACGGCTTACCCTGCGCGACGGCGTCGCGAATGCTGCTGGCAAACCCACCAGCGGTCTCCGCCGACCGGTAACCCGCGTCGGACGAGATGATGTCGAATGGCGTCCAGTCGACACCGTCGACGGGCAAAGAAGCGTAGCTGACTCTGCCACCGAACCTGGCGCGAACGACTCCGACGGCCTCGGCCAGGAAATCGTTGATCCGGGCTGGCACCTCGGGCACGGCCTTGCGCAGGCGGTCCGGCTGGCCGAGCAGCGCGAGCCGGTCATCCAGGGTTGGGCCTGGCAGGAACCCCGTGGTGAACAGGCTGAGTTCCGAACCCG
Protein-coding regions in this window:
- a CDS encoding alpha/beta hydrolase; its protein translation is MNIVDMWHDVRGAGEPVVLLHGGMTDSRCFDGNLDGLASTFRTFLPDRRGHGHTPDAPGPLTIELMARDTIAFLEKTVGGPARLVGYSAGGAVALRVAMHRADLVERLVLISTAYDVDGLIFKPQAGGELPAEVVDAYAEVSPDGRDHFPVVTEKIVRAAATEPSPSADDLGAVTTRTLVLAGDDDLVTLDHTVRLYQALPTAELAVLPNASHLLLMEHAETVRAMVLRFLTTDAAPTYLPIARARRGS
- a CDS encoding carbon-nitrogen hydrolase family protein translates to MQRAPLTIAVAQPHTVTTDVAANATEHATAIRTTNARVVVFPELSLTGYALDAPTVALDDPRLTPIVAACAATGTTALAGAPVDDDAGRTYIATLAIDGGGARVVYRKTHLHHSEERFSPGDGPAVLVIDAWRLGLAICRDTAFPEHDAAAAALGMDVYVASVLDHSFDADTACERAQRVTSDHGTWVAVSSFAGSTGGGFADAAGRSGIWAPDGGIRARAGSQPGEIAKAVVHR
- a CDS encoding LacI family DNA-binding transcriptional regulator codes for the protein METKKPTLEDVGRMADVSRATASRVINGHQRVSTYARDRVWHAVKQLGYRPNIAARTLAKGNDDVIDVVIDGDQHIEFDRDLYINRLASGIAEALAGIEDKVRVHVVVESLSRRAKGG
- a CDS encoding aldo/keto reductase — its product is MTKTNPTTAVAAGDLLLGGELRVNRLGFGAMRLALGGQVREPAEGVEILRRAVDLGVNHIDTAAAYGIGHLQSHEMIRIGLTPYPDELVIATKVSAPQEGSTAATGRTTAQHLRHLVEQDLRRLGRHHLDLVYLRTNGMGQPGGEPIGEQFAALAVLRDEGLIRHLGVSHVDANQLADAQSIAPVAAVQNRFHLNDRGDAPLVTRCEQDGIAYVPYFPLGGGRERLNRPPITDVAARHRATAAQVALAWLLEVSPAILAIPGSSTLDHLIENITAAGVRLTADDLDEIESA